A genomic region of Vitis vinifera cultivar Pinot Noir 40024 chromosome 7, ASM3070453v1 contains the following coding sequences:
- the LOC100250441 gene encoding probable xyloglucan glycosyltransferase 6 has translation MKTKFGVGFPNKGHPSVHPATSPQSIPTNSGSQHQSSSEGRKNGAVKEISKSKHILTVSFFPRFCMSRPQNYEFQEWWNKQREKHHDLFIDKSETQRLFTSVEIHTPTADPAVDKERTRSARQLSWVCLLKLQQLASSIAYLSNGFVAILRTANRRIASSSVAADSSRSESRLYHAIKVFLVVVLVLLLFELVAYFKGWHFSPPSLSSAEVEVLGLVELVYANWLKIRANYLAPPLQSLTNVCIVLFLIQSVDRIVLMLGCFWIKFRKLKPVAVMEFSENSEGQNVQDYPMVLVQIPMCNEREVYQQSIAAVCIQDWPRERMLVQVLDDSDDLDVQHLIKAEVQKWQQRGLRILYRHRLIRTGYKAGNLKSAMSCDYVKDYEFVAIFDADFQPGPDFLKKTIPYFKGNDDLALVQTRWAFVNKDENLLTRLQNINLSFHFEVEQQVNGVFINFFGFNGTAGVWRIKALEDCGGWLERTTVEDMDVAVRAHLCGWKFIYLNDVKCLCELPESYEAYKKQQHRWHSGPMQLFRLCFFDILRSKVSSAKKANLILLFFLLRKLILPFYSFTLFCIILPLTMFLPEAQLPAWVVCYVPGIMSILNIVPAPRSFPFIVPYLLFENTMSVTKFNAMISGLFRFGSSYEWIVTKKLGRSSEADLVAFAEKESDPLVEGSSLHRSSSDPGILELNKLEMTKKTGKTKRNRLYRKELALAFILLTASVRSLLSAQGIHFYFLLFQGITFLVVGLDLIGEQVS, from the exons ATGAAAACTAAATTTGGTGTAGGCTTTCCAAATAAAGGACACCCGTCAGTCCATCCAGCTACTTCCCCCCAATCAATCCCCACAAACTCCGGATCACAACACCAAAGCAGTagtgaaggaagaaaaaatggtGCAGTGAAAGAGATCTCAAAATCCAAGCACATTCTCactgtttctttctttccacgTTTCTGTATGTCTCGACCGCAAAATTATGAGTTCCAAGAATGGTGGAACAAGCAAAGGGAGAAGCATCACGACCTCTTCATCGACAAATCTGAAACCCAGAGGTTGTTCACTTCCGTCGAGATCCACACTCCCACCGCCGATCCCGCCGTTGACAAGGAGCGAACCCGGAGCGCCCGCCAGCTCTCCTGGGTCTGTCTTCTCAAGTTACAGCAACTAGCTAGTTCCATTGCCTACCTGTCCAATGGCTTTGTCGCCATTCTCCGAACCGCCAATCGGAGAATTGCATCTTCTTCTGTTGCCGCGGATTCGTCTCGATCTGAATCCAGGCTGTACCACGCAATTAAGGTGTTTCTGGTTGTGGTTTTGGTTCTGCTCTTGTTTGAGCTTGTTGCTTACTTTAAGGGGTGGCATTTCAGTCCGCCGTCCCTCAGTTCGGCGGAGGTGGAGGTGTTGGGGTTGGTTGAGCTTGTGTACGCCAATTGGTTGAAGATTAGGGCGAATTATCTGGCTCCGCCGTTGCAGAGTTTGACGAATGTTTGTATTGTTTTGTTCTTGATACAGTCAGTGGATCGGATTGTTTTGATGTTGGGTTGTTTTTGGATCAAGTTCCGGAAGTTGAAGCCGGTTGCGGTGATGGAGTTTTCGGAGAATTCGGAGGGGCAGAATGTGCAGGATTATCCCATGGTGTTGGTTCAGATCCCAATGTGCAATGAGAGGGAG GTTTACCAGCAATCTATTGCAGCAGTATGTATCCAAGACTGGCCAAGGGAAAGAATGCTCGTACAAGTATTAGATGATTCTGATGATTTGGATGTTCAACACCTTATCAAGGCAGAAGTACAGAAATGGCAACAAAGAGGCTTGCGCATATTGTACAGACATCGCCTTATCCGCACAGGCTACAAGGCAGGGAATCTCAAATCTGCAATGAGCTGTGACTATGTTAAGGATTATGAGTTTGTTGCAATCTTTGATGCCGATTTTCAACCAGGGCCAGATTTCTTGAAGAAAACTATTCCTTATTTTAAG GGGAATGATGATCTAGCATTGGTCCAAACAAGGTGGGCCTTTGTAAACAAGGATGAGAATTTGCTTACGAGATTACAGAACATAAACCTGTCCTTCCACTTTGAGGTTGAACAACAGGTCAATGGTGTGTTCATCAACTTCTTTGGTTTTAATGGAACTGCTGGTGTATGGAGAATCAAAGCCCTTGAAGATTGTGGTGGCTGGTTGGAACGGACAACTGTTGAGGACATGGATGTTGCCGTCCGAGCTCACCTTTGTGGATGGAAGTTCATATATCTGAATGATGTAAAG TGCCTTTGTGAACTCCCCGAGTCCTATGAGGCATACAAGAAACAGCAACACCGTTGGCATTCAGGTCCAATGCAATTGTTCCGCTTGTGCTTCTTTGACATACTCCGTTCAAAG GTGAGTTCAGCCAAGAAAGCCAACTTAATACTTCTTTTCTTCCTCTTGCGGAAGCTTATCCTGCCCTTTTATTCATTCACCCTCTTCTGCATTATCCTCCCCCTGACCATGTTCTTGCCTGAAGCTCAGTTGCCAGCTTGGGTGGTTTGTTATGTCCCTGGAATCATGTCCATCTTGAATATTGTTCCGGCACCACGGTCATTCCCATTTATAGTCCCCTACCTTCTATTTGAGAATACCATGTCAGTGACCAAATTCAATGCCATGATATCAGGGCTGTTTCGGTTTGGGAGTTCTTATGAATGGATAGTTACAAAGAAATTGGGAAGATCCTCAGAGGCAGACCTAGTTGCATTTGCTGAGAAAGAATCTGACCCTCTTGTGGAAGGCTCCAGTCTCCACAGGTCGTCCTCAGACCCAGGCATTTTAGAGCTGAACAAACTAGAAATGACCAAGAAAACtggaaaaaccaaaagaaaccGTTTATACAGGAAAGAACTTGCTCTTGCCTTTATTTTGTTAACTGCCTCAGTAAGAAGCTTGTTGTCTGCCCAGGGAATTCACTTCTACTTCCTGCTGTTTCAAGGGATCACCTTTCTAGTGGTGGGTCTTGATTTGATCGGAGAGCAGGTGAGTTGA
- the LOC100266094 gene encoding cytochrome c-type biogenesis protein CcmE homolog, mitochondrial, translating into MAARLGLRLRSHLLRSAVLFQSSLRRQPPVLAVIESPASTLSHARVIDYPFTASGLRFFSTGGRRRPVRSKNIDIGARARQIQNRRLWTYSLSIGSASALIVLVLYQFQDQMVFYVTPTDALEEYAKNPSKNKFRLGGLVLEGSVKQLVSSPDMEFVVTDLITDILVRYDGALPDLFREGHSVVVEGFVKPFTDEIRKDESARSVAGKARSIDCYFSAIEVLAKHDEKYMPQEVAAAIERNKKKLAEMAEEGETATSS; encoded by the coding sequence ATGGCGGCTCGGCTCGGCCTCCGTCTCAGATCTCATCTTTTGCGCAGCGCCGTATTATTCCAGTCCTCCCTTCGCCGCCAACCTCCGGTCCTCGCCGTGATCGAATCCCCGGCGTCGACTTTGTCCCATGCTCGTGTCATTGACTATCCGTTCACCGCCTCTGGCCTCCGGTTCTTCTCTACTGGCGGTCGGCGCCGACCGGTCCGGTCTAAAAATATTGACATCGGAGCGCGAGCTCGGCAGATCCAGAACCGGCGGCTCTGGACCTATTCCCTATCCATCGGCAGCGCCTCGGCGCTCATTGTCCTAGTCTTGTATCAATTTCAAGATCAAATGGTGTTCTACGTGACTCCTACTGATGCTCTGGAGGAATACGCTAAGAATCCTTCCAAAAACAAGTTCAGATTGGGCGGTTTGGTGCTCGAAGGCAGCGTGAAGCAGCTGGTGTCGTCGCCGGATATGGAGTTCGTGGTCACAGATCTGATCACTGACATTTTGGTACGGTACGATGGGGCCTTGCCGGACTTGTTCCGTGAGGGACATTCGGTGGTGGTGGAAGGGTTTGTGAAGCCATTCACGGATGAAATCCGGAAGGACGAGTCAGCAAGGAGTGTCGCCGGGAAGGCGAGAAGCATAGATTGTTATTTTTCAGCGATTGAGGTGCTTGCAAAGCATGATGAGAAGTATATGCCTCAAGAAGTGGCAGCGGCTATAGAGAGGAATAAAAAGAAACTTGCGGAGATGGCTGAAGAGGGGGAGACAGCTACAAGCTCATAG